TGGAGGTTGCGGCCGGCAAGCCGCTGATCGATATCATGCGCGAAAAGCTGCTCGATCCGCTCGGCATGGTCGATACCGGCTTCTTCGTCACCGCCCCGGAGAAGCAGAAGCTCGTGGCACAGCCGGTGCCGAACGATGCCGACTTCCGGGTCGGCCGGATTAACGATCCGACCGTGGTGAAGAAGATCCAGTTTGCCAGCGGCGGCATGGTCACGACCATGGCCGACTATGAGCGCTTCGCGCAGATGCTGCTCAACGGCGGCAGCCTCGACGGCAAGACCATCCTCAAGCCGGCGACCTACAAGCTGATGACGACCGATCAGGTGGGACCGGGCTCCGGCGTCGAGCGCGACTATTTCTATTTCCCCGGCGACGGGTTCGGCTTCGGTCTCGGATTGGCGATCCGTACCGATCCCGGCAATGCCAAGCCGCCGCCGCCCGGCAATCTCGGCGAATTGAAGTGGGACGGTGCCTCCGGCTGCTATTTCGTCATCGATCCCAAGCAGGACATGTTCTTTGTCCTCTTGGAGCAGACCCCGACCGAGCGCCAGCGCGTGCAGCGGACCTTGAAGCAGCTCGTCTATGAAGCCATGGAGAAATGACATGAGGTCGTGCCGCGCGCTGATCGCGGCGCTCGTTCTTTTGGTCGGCCTCGTCGATGCGCGTGCGGGCTCCGAGCACGCTGCGCACAAATTGTCGCCCGACGGCCTCGCAAAGGTTTCCGACTACATCCGGAACGAGGTTGCCACCGGAAAGATCCCCGGCGCCATCCTGCTGCTCCAGCAGCACGGCAAGCCGGTCTATTATGAGAATTTCGGCGTCCGCGACGTCGCGACCCAGCTTTCGATGAGCGCGGACACGATCTTTCGCCTCTACTCGATGTCGAAGCCCATCACGTCAGTCATGGCGATGATGCTGGTCGAGGACGGCAAGCTCTCGCTCGACGATCCAGTCTCGAAATTCATTCCGGCCTTCGCCCACATGAAGGTCGGTGTCGAGAGAAAGGCCGAAGACGGCACGGTAACGCTGGCGCGGAAGCCGCTCGCGCGCCCTGTCACCGTCAAGGACCTGCTGCGCCATACTTCAGGGCTGCCTTACGGCTACCGTGGTGGCAGTATGCTGCATGAGCTCTACGCCGATGCCAATCTCTTCCAAAGCAATCTTGGCAATGCCGACTTCGTCGCGAAGATCGCCGCGCTGCCGTTGGCCGAGCAGCCGGGCACTGCGTGGGACTACGGCTTTTCCACCGACGTGCTTGGCCGCGTCGTCGAAGTGGCTTCGGGAAAGACTCTGCTGCAATTCGAGAAGGAGCGGCTGCTGGATCCGCTCGGCATGACCGAGACGGCATTCTACGTGGCCGATCCCGCCAAGTTTCCGCGCATCGCCGAGCCGATGCCGGAGGATCGCAACATCAACCCGACGACACCGATGCGCGACATCAGGCGACCGCTGAAATGGGAATCGGGCGGCGGCGGCATGGTCGGCACGATCGGCGATTACGCCCGTTTCGTGCAGATGCTGCTGAATGGCGGCACGTATGAGGGGCGGCGCTATCTCAAGCCCGAGACCGTGGCGCTGATGGCTTCAGATCACGTCGGGCCCGAGACGAAGATCGCGCGCGACCAAAGTTATCATCCGGGCCCCAATTCCGGCTTCGGCCTCGGATTCGCGGTCCGCACCTCGGTGCCGCCAGGCACGTCATGGCCACTTGGAGAGTATCGCTGGGACGGCGTCGGCGGCACGTTCTTCTTCATCGATCCCGAAGATGATCTGTTCGGGATCTTCATGGTGCAGACGCCGTCGCAGCGCGGCCGGATCCAGTTGGCACTGAAGACGCTGATCTATCAGGCGATGGGGCGGTGAGCTGTCGTACGGGACTTACGCCCCGAGCACGATGTCGCGGACGTATCCGATCGTCTCCTCGATCTGGCTGGCATCGACGTCGAGATGGGTGCAGGCGCGGATGCGGCCGTCCATCATCGCAAGCGTCACGCCGCGCTGGCGTAGTGCCGCGACCATCTCGTTGCCGGCAATGCCGGCGCCGTCGGGCTTGAAGAACACGAGATTGGTCTCGGGCTCCTGCACCTCGATGCCCGCGATCTGCGACAGCCCGCGGGCAAGCGCGCGCGCATTGGCGTGATCGTCGGCGAGGCGCTCGACGTGATGATCGAGCGCGTAGATGCAGGCGGCGGCACAGATGCCGGCCTGTCGCATCGAGCCGCCGAGGCGCTGCTTCCACTGCCACACCGCGTCGATGAAGGCGCGCGAACCCGCCAGCACACCGCCGATCGGCGCGCCCAGGCCCTTGGAAAAGTCGATCCAGGCCGAGTCCCAGCCTGCGGTCATGTCGCGCGGGGAGATGCCGCTCGCCACGGTGGCGTTGAGCAGGCGCGCGCCGTCCATGTGAGTGACGAGGCCGTGCTGCTTGGCGATCGCGACGATCTCGTCGAGATCAGCCTTCTTCCAGATCGTGCCGCCGCCGATATTGGCGGTCTGCTCGACGCTGACGACGGTCTGCGGCGGCTGGTAGCGCGTGCGCGGATGCAGAGCTTTCCGGAACGTCTCCGGCGTGAACTGGCCGTCGGGACCCTTGAGCTGGGTGACCTGGAAGCCGCCGATCGCGGCATGCGCGCCGCCTTCGCGGGCTATGATGTGCGCGGTCTCATGCGCGAGGATCTCGTCGCCCGGACGGCAATGCACCAGCGTCGCGGTGACGTTGCACATCGTGCCGGACGGCATATAGACCGCGGCTTCCTTGCCGAGCAGATCGGCTACGCGCTCGCACAGCGCATTCACCGTCGGATCGTCGCCGACCTGCTCGTCGCCGACCTCCGCCCGCGCCATCGCCTCGCGCATTGCAGCCGTCGGCTTGGTCTGCGTGTCCGAGAGCAGATTGATGCGCACCGGCGGCGCCTTGGGATCGATCGGGGGAGGGGTGTAGAGCATGGCCTGTCTCGTCATCTGGTCGAACGGTTGCGACGTATTGCGGGCGTATCCCGATGACCTGTACTGGCCACGAGAACGTTGGGCGACGCGCTCTCGCGCGGCAAGGAGGATTTCGTCTGGCGTGTCGGCTGTGAAGATATTGCAATCAGGCTGAGCGAACAGCCCCCGATATCGGCAGATCTGCTCATCGCGGGAGAGGGTTTCCCACGCTCGAAGCGCCACTTCAGCGGGCGCAGCTGAGGCAGAGTATTGGCGAGCCGGTCGGCCATGCGAGACATCCATGGCATGCTACCAAACAAAAAGGCCCCGGAAACCGGGGCCTTTGAATGTCGTTCTGCCGTGCCTATCAGCGCGAATAGAATTCGACGACCAGATGCGGCTCCATCTGCACCGGGAACGGCACGTCGGAGAGATGAGGGATGCGCACGTATTTCGCCGTCATCTTGCCGTGGTCGACTTCGAGATAGTCGGGAGTGTCGCGCTCGGGGAGCTGGCTGGCTTCGAGGACGTGGGCGAGCTGCTTGGAAGCTTCCTTGACCTCGATCACATCGCCGATCTTGACCTGATAGCTCGAGATGTTGACCTTGCGGCCGTTCACCTTGACGTGGCCATGGTTGATGAACTGGCGCGCGGCGAAGATCGTCGAGACGAACTTGGCGCGGTACACGACCGCGTCGAGACGGCGCTCCAGGAGGCCGATCAGGTTCTCGCCGGTGTCACCCTTGAGGCGGCTGGCCTCGACATAGATGCTGTGGAACTGGCGCTCAGAGATGTTGGCGTAGTAGCCCTTCAGCTTCTGCTTGGCGCGCAGCTGCACGCCGAAGTCGGAGAGCTTGCCCTTGCGGCGCTGGCCGTGCTGGCCGGGGCCGTATTCGCGGCGGTTGACGGGGCTCTTCGGGCGGCCCCAGATGTTCTGGCCCATACGGCGGTCGAGTTTGTACTTGGCTTCACTGCGCTTAGTCATCGCGTCCTCTTGGGGTTTCACGGTTTGAGGAAACGCGCCCTCCTGTGTGACGGGCAAGCCCGGCACCGACAGGTCCAATCCCCAAAGCATAGGAGGCAGGACCACGGGTCGCGAAACGCTTCGCGGGCCGAAATCGGCCCGCGAGCAGGCGGCTTTTAGGTGAGTTTGGCCCATTCTGTCAATGCGAATGGCCGCGAAATCAGGTCCCGACCGCTCGGATGGGCTTTGACCCGGCCGCCCGCAATTCGGCAGCGATTTCAGTGTTCAGGACCTGTTCCAGGCGGGTCAGGACCCGGGCGATGGGGGCCGCGTCGGTGACGCGGTGGTCCCAGCGGATCACGACATGAATGGTCTGATCCGGCTCGACCAGCCCATAGCTCAGGACAAAGGGGCCCGGCGTGATCGGGTGGAGCTCGCCGCCGCCATAGGCGGCCACCGAGCTCACTCCGAAGCTGCCGAACCAGTTGCCGCGCTGACGGCCGAAATTCAGGCCGAAAGCCCAGGACAGGCGCCGCAACGGCAGCGGCAAGCGCGTCGCCCGCATGATCTTGCGGAACATCGGGACGTCCTCGATCGGAGCCGTCTTGCCGCGTCGGATTTCCGCATCGACGGCAGCCAGCGAAAGGTCCTCGGGACCTGCGATCCGCTGCGGAAGGACGCATTCCTCGCCATCCTCGACCCGCGCGATCGCGACTGTCGCCACGCTTTTGGGCAGCTCATAGAGGGTCGGCCACGGCCATTTGGCATAGACGGTGCGCAGAATCGGCTCGTCCCTGGCCACCAGGGCAAAGGCCTTGACGAACATCGCGGCCCAGCCGGCAGGTGCGGTTGCGCCTGCGCGGGCCTCCAGCACGGGGCGGATGTTGAGCGAGCGGGATAGCGAAACGAAAGGCACGCCCATCGAGGCATGCATGAGGTCGCAAATCAAACGGCGCCGCAGCGAGATGGTCTTGGGCGTCCCGCGCATTGGTCTCCGGTTCCAGATCAAAGGATTAAAATATGTGCAGCGAGCGGGGCCCGCCCGCTCGCTCTAGCATGAACCAACCCGCTTGGGGCCAGTCGGTTCGCCGCATCAGGGCGCCGGCGAGGCCAGCGGCTTGGTCTTGTCGACGACGTAAATCCCAAGCACTTTCATGGCCTTGTCGCCATGAGCCTTGGCGTCGTGCACGACGCCGGCCGGAATCTGGTAGGAATCACCGGCTTTCAGGGTCTTCTCCGGCTGCCCGTCGATGAGGAGATTCAGCTCGCCTTCAAGCACATAGCCGGTCTCGATTCCCGGATGGGTATGGCGTCCGGCCGCGCCGCCTGCCGGGACTTCCGCGATGGCGGTGATGGTGTTGTAGCCATCCGGGAACTCGACCTTCTGAAGCGGTGTACGTTTGATGCCGGGCTGTTGGGCGAAGGCAGCGAAGGCAAGGCCTGCAAAGGACAGAGCGAGCAAAGTCTTTTTGAGCATTGGTTTTTCCTCCCTGGAACGACCCTAGCAGCGCGGCAATTCCCGGCAAGGTGGCCAGCGGCCTGTTCAGCGCTTGATCCCCTCGAATGCCGTCATGATGCCGCGCTGGAATAGAGACCAGTCGAAGCCGAGCGCGATCGAGCGGTAGCCGCGGTCGATCAGGGCATTGGCCTGGTCGGCGGTGCGGGCCACGCCGCCGATCGGCACGCCGCTTCTGAGGATGCCGGCCTCGGCGCGCGCCACCAGCTCCAGCAATTCCGGGTCGTCCATCTGGCCGCGTTTGTTGATGGACGTCGCGAGGTCGCCGGGGCCGATCACCGCAACGTCGATGCCGGGCGTTGCCATGATCTCGTCGATGCGGTTGACGGCATCGACATGCTCGATGGTGATCATGCAGATCATTTCGTCGTCGGCTGATGCCATGTAGTCCGGTATCGACTGGCCCCAGCGGAACGGCGCGTGGAAGGGACCCCAGAGACGATCGCCGCGGGGCGGATAGCGCACGCTACGCACCGCTTTCTCGGCATCAGTGCGGTTGGTGATCATCGGAAAATTGATACCGAAGGCCCCGATGTCCATCGGCGCCTTTGCAAGCCACGGCTCGTTCGCCGCGATCCGTACAAGGGGCGTACACGGCGTGCCCGTCGTCGCGGCGATCATCGCGTGAGCTTCGGTGAGCCCGATCGGTCCATGCTCGAGATCGACGATGATCCAGTCGAGCGAGCGTGCCATGATCTGCACGGTCTGCACGCTCGGGATGGTCGCGATCGCGCCGAAGGCGGGACGGCCTTCGCGCCAGAGCTGGCGGAGACGGTTGAGCGGCGTGGTCGGGACCGACATGGAAAAGGCCTGCTGCTAGGTGAAGACGGCAAAACCTAGCAGCGCGCCGTCGCCGCGCAAAGTCAGGCCAGTGCGCGGCCGCCGAAGAACGGCGTCAGCATGGTCGAAAGGCGATGCACGCGGTTCGAGGTGAAGATCATCTCGGCGCGGTCCTGCGCGATGCCGCCGACCCGTGGGCCGAGCAGGTCCGAAACGCGGCGCGCAATGGCGGGCGCCGGATCGATCCAGTCGACAGGCCAGGGTGCCAGCCGCCTTAGCCGGTCGAGCAGCAGCGGATAGTGGGTGCAGGCGAGCACCACCGTGTCGGTGCGCGATGTGGCATCGCCGGCCTCACCGACGAAGCAGGGAGCGAGTTCGGCGCGGATGGCCTCGTCGCTGATCGGCGTCCCGCTGAGCTCGGCTTCCGCCAGCGACGCGAGTTCGGGAGAGCCGACCAGCGTCACCTCGCATCCTTGCGCGAAATCACGGATCAAAGCCTTGGTGTATTCGCGCTTCACCGTGCCC
The nucleotide sequence above comes from Bradyrhizobium sp. NDS-1. Encoded proteins:
- a CDS encoding HpcH/HpaI aldolase family protein, which gives rise to MSVPTTPLNRLRQLWREGRPAFGAIATIPSVQTVQIMARSLDWIIVDLEHGPIGLTEAHAMIAATTGTPCTPLVRIAANEPWLAKAPMDIGAFGINFPMITNRTDAEKAVRSVRYPPRGDRLWGPFHAPFRWGQSIPDYMASADDEMICMITIEHVDAVNRIDEIMATPGIDVAVIGPGDLATSINKRGQMDDPELLELVARAEAGILRSGVPIGGVARTADQANALIDRGYRSIALGFDWSLFQRGIMTAFEGIKR
- a CDS encoding cupin domain-containing protein, with translation MLKKTLLALSFAGLAFAAFAQQPGIKRTPLQKVEFPDGYNTITAIAEVPAGGAAGRHTHPGIETGYVLEGELNLLIDGQPEKTLKAGDSYQIPAGVVHDAKAHGDKAMKVLGIYVVDKTKPLASPAP
- the rpsD gene encoding 30S ribosomal protein S4, encoding MTKRSEAKYKLDRRMGQNIWGRPKSPVNRREYGPGQHGQRRKGKLSDFGVQLRAKQKLKGYYANISERQFHSIYVEASRLKGDTGENLIGLLERRLDAVVYRAKFVSTIFAARQFINHGHVKVNGRKVNISSYQVKIGDVIEVKEASKQLAHVLEASQLPERDTPDYLEVDHGKMTAKYVRIPHLSDVPFPVQMEPHLVVEFYSR
- a CDS encoding serine hydrolase domain-containing protein: MRSCRALIAALVLLVGLVDARAGSEHAAHKLSPDGLAKVSDYIRNEVATGKIPGAILLLQQHGKPVYYENFGVRDVATQLSMSADTIFRLYSMSKPITSVMAMMLVEDGKLSLDDPVSKFIPAFAHMKVGVERKAEDGTVTLARKPLARPVTVKDLLRHTSGLPYGYRGGSMLHELYADANLFQSNLGNADFVAKIAALPLAEQPGTAWDYGFSTDVLGRVVEVASGKTLLQFEKERLLDPLGMTETAFYVADPAKFPRIAEPMPEDRNINPTTPMRDIRRPLKWESGGGGMVGTIGDYARFVQMLLNGGTYEGRRYLKPETVALMASDHVGPETKIARDQSYHPGPNSGFGLGFAVRTSVPPGTSWPLGEYRWDGVGGTFFFIDPEDDLFGIFMVQTPSQRGRIQLALKTLIYQAMGR
- a CDS encoding threonine aldolase family protein, which codes for MLYTPPPIDPKAPPVRINLLSDTQTKPTAAMREAMARAEVGDEQVGDDPTVNALCERVADLLGKEAAVYMPSGTMCNVTATLVHCRPGDEILAHETAHIIAREGGAHAAIGGFQVTQLKGPDGQFTPETFRKALHPRTRYQPPQTVVSVEQTANIGGGTIWKKADLDEIVAIAKQHGLVTHMDGARLLNATVASGISPRDMTAGWDSAWIDFSKGLGAPIGGVLAGSRAFIDAVWQWKQRLGGSMRQAGICAAACIYALDHHVERLADDHANARALARGLSQIAGIEVQEPETNLVFFKPDGAGIAGNEMVAALRQRGVTLAMMDGRIRACTHLDVDASQIEETIGYVRDIVLGA
- a CDS encoding acyltransferase translates to MRGTPKTISLRRRLICDLMHASMGVPFVSLSRSLNIRPVLEARAGATAPAGWAAMFVKAFALVARDEPILRTVYAKWPWPTLYELPKSVATVAIARVEDGEECVLPQRIAGPEDLSLAAVDAEIRRGKTAPIEDVPMFRKIMRATRLPLPLRRLSWAFGLNFGRQRGNWFGSFGVSSVAAYGGGELHPITPGPFVLSYGLVEPDQTIHVVIRWDHRVTDAAPIARVLTRLEQVLNTEIAAELRAAGSKPIRAVGT
- the murI gene encoding glutamate racemase; the encoded protein is MTNSSTILVFDSGLGGLTVLREVVAARPDAHFVYVADDAFFPYGHHGEDEIIARVVPLMGELIGTHDPDIVVIACNTASTLVLSHLRAAYSVPFVGTVPAIKPACAQSRTRRVSVLGTKGTVKREYTKALIRDFAQGCEVTLVGSPELASLAEAELSGTPISDEAIRAELAPCFVGEAGDATSRTDTVVLACTHYPLLLDRLRRLAPWPVDWIDPAPAIARRVSDLLGPRVGGIAQDRAEMIFTSNRVHRLSTMLTPFFGGRALA